The sequence GCGCGGGGGTGCAGGCGCAGTAGAGCTCGGTCGCTGTTCGCAATCGGTTGGCCACGTCCTGTCAGAGGGCGTGGCTAGCCTTTTGGGGTATGACAGTCGCTATGAACTACGAACCACCCGCCGGCGACGCGGGCCTGGATCCCGCCATGGAAGCGGCGGTGGCCGCTTTCAGCCTGGCGGAGGAGGCCGGGCTCCTCGACGGCGTCTCGGTGGCGCTCTGGGACGCCCTGCCCGAGGACTTCTGCCGCGATCATGAACTCGATCGCGGGCGCCTGATCAGGCGCCAGTCGGGATCGCCGGGGCATCAGAGCGCGTCGTTGTCGCTGGCGATCGTTCTGAAGAGCGCCGCGCGCAGCGCGGTCCAGGCAGGGTTGTTTCCGTGCCTCCGTGCCTCGCAGGACCTGGACACCAGGCTGTGGGACGTTCCGGGCGCCACCGTTCGCAAACCCGACGTGCTGGTCTACCGATGCCTGGACGGAGCGCGGCGCCGGGTCTGGGGCTACGACCTCGTCCTCGCGGTGGAGATCGTCTCGCCGTCCAGCCGTGCCACGGACACCGGCAAGGACAATCCGCGGACCGCTTTCGAGTCGAAGATGACCCAGTACGCGTTGGCCGGGATCGAGCACTACTGGATCGTCCGGCTGAAACCGGACGACTCGGCGATCGCCGGCATCGAGCAGTGGCGGCTCGGGCCGGGGTTCCGCGGTGCCTATACGAAGGTCGCGACCTGGACGAACGGCGGGACCGCCGAAGCGATCAGCACCGACGTGCCCTTCCCGATCCAGGCGACCTGGTCCGACCTGGAGTTCTGACCCCCGCCAGCCCGCCTCGGCGACCGGCGGGCACCCGAAACCGGCAGGCGCCCGCATCCGGCGCTCAGCCCTCCCGCACCAGCCGCTCCGACACCTCGACCCACTTCGCCAGCACCCGCTGCGCGGCCCCCGAATCGATCGCCTCGGCGGCCTTGGCCAGGCCGGCGCCCAGCCGTGCCGTCACCGGCTCGCCGGAGGGCTCCAGCGCCGCCAGTGCCGCGGCTGAGGACAGCAGGACCGCGTCGCGGACCGCGCCCTGCTCGCCGGCGAGCATGCGGCGGGCCACGTCCGCGTTGAACTCCGGGTCGGCGCCGCGCAGGGCGGAGACGGGGGAGTACTCGATGCCGACGTCGCGGGGGTCGAAGACCTCGCGGTGGACCTGGCCGCCGGTGGCGGTCCAGACGGTGG is a genomic window of Catenulispora sp. MAP5-51 containing:
- a CDS encoding Uma2 family endonuclease — encoded protein: MTVAMNYEPPAGDAGLDPAMEAAVAAFSLAEEAGLLDGVSVALWDALPEDFCRDHELDRGRLIRRQSGSPGHQSASLSLAIVLKSAARSAVQAGLFPCLRASQDLDTRLWDVPGATVRKPDVLVYRCLDGARRRVWGYDLVLAVEIVSPSSRATDTGKDNPRTAFESKMTQYALAGIEHYWIVRLKPDDSAIAGIEQWRLGPGFRGAYTKVATWTNGGTAEAISTDVPFPIQATWSDLEF